GGCGCCGAGCCGCTCGCCCTTATGGTGGCCGACGGCCATCGGCCCAGTCGGCAGGAAGATCGCCGGGATCTCGCTGCTCGCTGCGGCCATGATCTGTGCCGGCAAGGTCTTGTCGCAACCGCCGATGAGGATCACCGCATCCATCGGCTGGGCGCGGATCATCTCTTCGGTTTCCATCGCCATCAGGTTGCGCAGATACATCGAGGTCGGCGAGGCGAAGCTTTCGTGGATGGAAATAGTCGGAAAAACCATCGGCATGGCGCCCGCCAGCATGACGCCGCGCTTGGCCGCCTCGATCAGCTGCGGCACATTGCCGTGGCAGGGATTGAAGTCGCTGTAGGTATTGGCAATCCCCACAATCGGGCGATCCAGAGCATCGTCCGAATAGCCCATTGCCTTGATGAAGGCCTTTCGCAGGAATAGGGAGAAACCCTGATCGCCGTAACTCGTCAGCTTGCGACGCAGACCGCTCGACATTGTTCCTCCCTCGTCCTCCAAATCGATGCCAAGCCTAGTTGGATATGTAAGATTGTCAATAAAGAAGATGTGACTGTAGATCTGCCTGTTGCCGTCGCCATAGAATTCTATAGGAAAAACTCAAGATAATTCGCGATATTTTCAGATCTTATCTCAACTTTCGCATTGGCTTTCGGAGAGGTAACGTCTAAATTATCGATAAAATGAGATGGAGCGAAGCATGACGGAGAGTGGGCGAAGGCGAATAGGGGTCATCGGCGCCGGCTGGGTCAGCGAGTATCACCTGCCGGCCTGGAGGAAGCAGTCGGCCCGTGCTGAGGTCGTCGCGATTGCCGACCCTTCATCGGAAGCCCGGACAGCCAGAAGCAGGCCTTTCGGTATCCTCCGCAACTATGCGAGCGCGCAGGATATGCTGACCGAGGAAGTGCTGGATGCCGTCGATATATGTGCCCCGCGTGAGGCCCACGTGGAACTTGTACGACTGGCGGCCACGAAGGGCATCGATATTCTCTGCCAGAAGCCCTTGGCGCCCGATTACGATCAGGCGGTCGCCCTCGTTGCCGGTCTGCCCTCATCGATCCGGCTGATGGTGCATGAGAACTGGCGGTTTCGCGCCTATTACCGCCGGTTGAAGGCGTGGCTGCAGGAGGGTTTTGCCGGCGAGATCAGGCAGGTCCAGTTCGAATTTTTCTCGAGTGGCATGATTGCCGATACCGAGGGGAACAGGCCGGCGCTCATCCGCCAGCCGTTTTTCCGCAGGCAGCAGCGTCTGCTGGTCATGGAAGTGATGATCCATCACCTGGATACGCTTCGCTACCTGCTTGGCGAGATGGAGTTGGTTGCCGCACGGCTCGAGCGCAGCAATGACGATATTATTGCTGAGGATGTCGCTGCTATCGTTCTGCGCCGTCTGGACGACGGAGTGATCGTCACTGTAAACGCCAATCTCGCAGTGCATGGTGCGCCACCGGCGCCGCGGGATCATTTGCGGATCTTTGGTACCCAGGCCACGCTGGAGCTGAATGGAAACCGTCTTTCGGCAAAGGGCAATGTCGCGCGCGTGGAGGAGTTCGATGCCGATGCTGTCTATCAGGGCGCTTATGATGCAACGATCGCACACTTTCTCGACGGACTGGACGGCCGGGCGGCGATGGAGACGGTGCCCGACGATAATCTGAAGACGCTGGCGCTGGTCGAAGAGATCTATAGGCTGAGCCGGTTCGACCCCGAATGCAAACCGCGATAAAATGGCCCGCCGCCGGAGGACCTATTCATGCAGACGCTCAATGATATCAGTGAAGACGAGATCGAACACGACGATCTGAGCATTGCGCGGGCGCTCGAAGAAGACATCATCTTCGGGCGGCTGGCGCCCGGCACGCGTCTGACTGAGGACACGCTGCTCGCGCGCTTCCACGTCACGCGACATTTCGCTCGTCAAGCGATCGTCCAGTTGGAGACGATGGGCATCGTCGTGCGCGAGCGCAACAAGGGCGCCACTGTGCGCTCGCTGACGCCGCGGCAGGTGCAGGAGATCTATGACGTGCGCGAACTGCTCCAAAGGCAGGCCGCACTCTGGATTCCGCTACCGGCGCCCGACGAGCTGATCGCGGAATTGACGGCCCTGCATGAGGAGCATGGCCGGCACGTGGAAGCCGGCTATCTTCGCGGTGTG
The window above is part of the Rhizobium sp. WYJ-E13 genome. Proteins encoded here:
- a CDS encoding GntR family transcriptional regulator translates to MQTLNDISEDEIEHDDLSIARALEEDIIFGRLAPGTRLTEDTLLARFHVTRHFARQAIVQLETMGIVVRERNKGATVRSLTPRQVQEIYDVRELLQRQAALWIPLPAPDELIAELTALHEEHGRHVEAGYLRGVHETNDRFHLTLFSACGNSHLVQSIELYMRLSLPVRANSMSSKESLRISHEHHRLMIEMLKGRDNWVLAQLCVDHLQPSKKRYLAYVSEH
- a CDS encoding Gfo/Idh/MocA family protein gives rise to the protein MTESGRRRIGVIGAGWVSEYHLPAWRKQSARAEVVAIADPSSEARTARSRPFGILRNYASAQDMLTEEVLDAVDICAPREAHVELVRLAATKGIDILCQKPLAPDYDQAVALVAGLPSSIRLMVHENWRFRAYYRRLKAWLQEGFAGEIRQVQFEFFSSGMIADTEGNRPALIRQPFFRRQQRLLVMEVMIHHLDTLRYLLGEMELVAARLERSNDDIIAEDVAAIVLRRLDDGVIVTVNANLAVHGAPPAPRDHLRIFGTQATLELNGNRLSAKGNVARVEEFDADAVYQGAYDATIAHFLDGLDGRAAMETVPDDNLKTLALVEEIYRLSRFDPECKPR